From a region of the Acidobacteriota bacterium genome:
- the hemH gene encoding ferrochelatase, with protein MPWNACPFDAVLLISFGGPLRRADIRPFLQNVLRGRRVPPARLEAVVQHYELFDGVSPLTAITRRQAEGLRARLAATGPKLPVFVGMRNWHPFLDDTLEEMAAAGIERALGIVLAAHHSYSSCGQYRQNVAQARQELRARAAADVEVLFAPGWHTHRGFVEANARRIAAARRQLPDAVRQAARIVFTAHSIPTAMAAASRYETDLRETAERVAARLETDDWVLAYQSRSGRPEDPWLEPDVCEYLRAAHDRGLRAAVIAPIGFVADHIEVLYDLDTEAAEVCRDLGLPMRRAAAVNDHPAFIDTLADVTQRACEQARCRRPLPIVPASPPARLEPPPPAR; from the coding sequence ATGCCCTGGAACGCCTGTCCCTTCGATGCCGTGCTGCTGATCAGCTTCGGCGGGCCGCTGCGCCGCGCCGACATCCGGCCGTTCCTGCAGAACGTGCTCCGGGGACGAAGAGTACCGCCGGCCCGCCTCGAGGCGGTGGTGCAACACTACGAGCTGTTCGACGGCGTGTCGCCGCTCACCGCGATCACCCGGCGGCAGGCGGAGGGGTTGCGCGCACGTCTCGCCGCGACCGGCCCGAAGCTGCCGGTCTTCGTCGGCATGCGCAACTGGCACCCGTTTCTCGACGACACCCTGGAGGAGATGGCGGCGGCGGGAATCGAACGGGCGCTCGGCATCGTCCTGGCTGCGCACCACAGCTACTCGAGCTGCGGGCAGTACCGCCAGAACGTCGCGCAGGCCCGGCAGGAGCTGCGGGCGCGCGCGGCGGCCGACGTCGAGGTGCTGTTCGCGCCCGGCTGGCACACGCACCGCGGGTTCGTCGAAGCCAACGCCCGACGAATCGCTGCCGCCCGACGCCAGCTTCCCGACGCCGTGCGGCAGGCCGCCCGCATCGTCTTCACCGCACACAGCATCCCGACGGCGATGGCGGCGGCGTCTCGCTACGAGACGGACCTGCGGGAGACGGCCGAACGCGTGGCCGCCCGCCTGGAGACCGACGACTGGGTGTTGGCGTACCAGAGCCGGAGTGGACGGCCCGAGGACCCCTGGCTGGAGCCGGACGTCTGCGAGTATCTCCGCGCCGCGCACGACCGCGGCCTGCGGGCGGCGGTCATCGCTCCCATCGGGTTCGTGGCCGATCACATCGAGGTGCTGTACGACCTCGACACGGAAGCGGCCGAGGTCTGCCGCGACCTCGGCCTGCCGATGCGCCGCGCGGCCGCGGTCAACGACCACCCCGCCTTCATCGACACGCTGGCCGACGTGACGCAACGCGCCTGCGAGCAAGCCCGCTGCCGGCGGCCGTTGCCGATCGTGCCCGCGTCGCCGCCCGCCCGCCTCGAGCCTCCACCGCCGGCCCGCTGA
- a CDS encoding acylphosphatase, producing MTVTRRLLVSGRVQRVGFRAFAAGAARREGVRGFVRNLADGRVEAVGEGDREAMDRFERALHRGSRLSKVLGITVEDVAPLDATGGFVVRT from the coding sequence ATGACGGTGACCAGACGTCTGCTCGTGAGCGGCCGCGTACAGCGCGTCGGGTTCCGTGCGTTCGCAGCCGGGGCGGCTCGGCGGGAAGGCGTGCGCGGCTTCGTGCGCAATCTGGCCGACGGGCGGGTGGAGGCGGTCGGCGAGGGCGACCGCGAAGCGATGGACCGGTTCGAGCGCGCCCTGCACCGGGGTTCCCGGCTGTCGAAGGTGCTCGGCATCACCGTCGAAGACGTTGCGCCGCTGGACGCGACCGGAGGATTCGTGGTTCGCACCTGA
- a CDS encoding adenine phosphoribosyltransferase produces MQELKSLIREVPDFPKPGILFKDITTLLGDPGGLRRAIACLVEPFQEAAIDKVVGIESRGFIFGAAVAERLGAGFVPARKPGKLPARTVRVEYALEYGTDTLELHEDALGSGQRVLIVDDLLATGGTARAAADLVAGRGAEVHALAFLVELDALRGRDRLSGHDVFAALHY; encoded by the coding sequence ATGCAAGAGCTGAAGAGCCTGATCCGCGAGGTGCCGGACTTTCCGAAGCCGGGCATCCTGTTCAAGGACATAACGACGCTTCTCGGCGACCCCGGGGGACTGCGCCGGGCCATCGCGTGCCTCGTCGAGCCGTTTCAGGAAGCTGCAATCGACAAGGTGGTGGGGATCGAGAGTCGGGGCTTCATCTTCGGCGCGGCGGTGGCGGAGCGTCTCGGCGCGGGATTCGTGCCGGCGCGCAAGCCGGGGAAGCTGCCGGCGCGTACGGTCCGTGTCGAGTACGCTCTCGAGTACGGCACCGACACCTTGGAGCTCCACGAGGACGCGCTGGGCAGCGGGCAGCGGGTTCTGATCGTCGACGATCTACTGGCGACCGGCGGCACGGCGCGCGCGGCGGCCGACCTCGTCGCCGGGCGCGGCGCCGAGGTGCACGCGCTTGCGTTTCTCGTCGAGCTCGACGCCCTGCGCGGCCGCGACCGGCTGTCTGGCCACGACGTCTTCGCGGCGCTGCACTACTAG
- a CDS encoding class I SAM-dependent methyltransferase, whose product MRTQILATIIVGVTEWLAERSIRVRRLLTVVYDRLYATEWMNRPPAAHSRFTPEQIVARTDIFNAAADRYFAEQTDQRFLLGKPYTDVDNFARRFFDIGVVAHWLRLAPGDVVMELGAGTCWLLHFLNRYGCPTIAVDVSPAALEMGRQLFERDPLTNWDLDPQFLPYDGHRIPLPDGHVDKILLYDAFHHVPNQDEVLREMARVLRTGGVVAMCEPAPGHSHTQASLDEMDDWDVLENDIDVEALESRALACGFDRMTVVPIGLPLSVEVPVSGLRDFLLGRELRHYWELLTTAMLTSTYIVLYKGSFLATTRNPDNLQARIEPAVDRGRVTAGAHIRLHVRVSNTGDTLWLSGTPDQRGTTQLAADLYRVDPDTCIDARWSRTLLPRDVPPGDDVLLHVELPTIETPGEYRIVFDVVAEHVGAFAERGSPTTDLPMTII is encoded by the coding sequence ATGCGCACACAAATCCTGGCGACGATCATCGTCGGCGTCACCGAGTGGCTGGCAGAGCGGTCCATCCGCGTCCGCCGACTGTTGACGGTCGTCTATGACCGGCTGTACGCCACGGAGTGGATGAACCGGCCGCCGGCCGCCCATTCGCGGTTCACGCCCGAACAGATCGTCGCCCGGACCGACATCTTCAACGCCGCCGCCGACCGCTACTTCGCCGAGCAGACGGATCAACGGTTCCTGCTGGGCAAGCCGTACACCGATGTCGACAACTTCGCGCGACGCTTCTTCGACATCGGCGTCGTCGCGCACTGGCTCCGCCTCGCGCCCGGCGACGTCGTGATGGAACTCGGCGCCGGCACCTGCTGGCTGCTGCATTTTCTGAACCGGTACGGCTGCCCCACCATCGCCGTCGACGTGTCCCCCGCGGCGCTGGAGATGGGGCGCCAACTGTTCGAGCGCGATCCGCTGACCAACTGGGATCTCGATCCGCAGTTCCTCCCTTATGACGGGCACCGGATCCCGTTGCCTGACGGGCACGTCGACAAGATCCTCCTGTACGATGCCTTTCATCACGTCCCGAATCAGGACGAGGTCCTGCGAGAGATGGCGCGCGTGCTCAGGACCGGCGGTGTGGTGGCGATGTGCGAACCGGCCCCGGGACACAGCCACACCCAGGCGAGCCTGGACGAAATGGACGACTGGGACGTGCTGGAGAACGACATCGACGTCGAGGCACTGGAGTCGCGCGCCCTCGCGTGCGGATTCGACCGGATGACGGTGGTCCCGATCGGTCTGCCGCTGTCGGTGGAGGTGCCGGTCAGCGGCCTGCGCGACTTCCTCCTGGGCCGCGAGCTGCGCCACTACTGGGAACTGCTCACCACGGCGATGCTCACATCGACCTATATCGTGCTCTACAAGGGGAGCTTCCTGGCGACGACGCGCAACCCCGACAACCTGCAGGCCCGCATCGAGCCGGCCGTTGACCGCGGCCGGGTGACCGCCGGCGCCCACATCAGACTCCACGTGCGCGTGAGCAACACCGGCGATACGCTCTGGCTGAGCGGCACTCCGGACCAGCGCGGCACGACCCAGCTCGCCGCCGATCTCTACCGCGTCGATCCGGACACCTGCATCGACGCCAGGTGGTCGCGAACCCTGCTGCCGCGCGATGTCCCGCCTGGCGACGACGTGTTGTTGCACGTCGAGCTGCCGACCATCGAGACGCCGGGCGAATACCGGATCGTGTTCGATGTTGTTGCCGAGCATGTCGGTGCGTTCGCCGAACGCGGATCTCCGACCACCGACCTGCCCATGACCATTATCTGA
- a CDS encoding tetratricopeptide repeat protein codes for MRFPTATPRYSTTSVAASGPRRPRRACSFVRIPGSLDDDTMKRAERHHLKADPLAAGLQPLLESMRRGRWAVGAVSVLGVLVAGASVFGWQQWRTSRASEMLASAMAVVDAPVVPADGQAAAGADAYPSEAAKLETAVPRLLAAADAYPSLQQGIVARYQAAVALGALGRTTEAAAQYQRLIEVAGDGIYARMARLGRAEAHLQAGEYAEAIDLLEAESRLADAEFPVDAVLMRLGQSYRLAARPAEALQAFQRLVDEFPASGYRFDAERELDTLGSGQ; via the coding sequence ATGCGCTTCCCGACCGCGACGCCGCGCTACTCTACCACATCGGTCGCAGCGTCAGGCCCCCGCCGGCCCCGGCGGGCGTGCTCTTTTGTTAGAATTCCAGGATCCCTCGATGATGACACCATGAAGAGAGCGGAGAGACACCATCTCAAGGCCGACCCACTGGCCGCCGGGCTGCAGCCCCTGCTGGAGTCCATGCGGAGAGGCCGGTGGGCCGTCGGCGCGGTTAGCGTCCTCGGCGTGCTGGTTGCCGGTGCGTCGGTATTCGGTTGGCAGCAGTGGCGCACCTCGCGCGCCAGCGAGATGCTGGCGTCCGCGATGGCGGTGGTGGATGCCCCGGTCGTTCCTGCGGACGGACAGGCGGCCGCCGGAGCGGACGCGTACCCGTCGGAGGCGGCCAAGCTCGAGACCGCGGTGCCCCGGCTGCTGGCGGCGGCTGACGCGTATCCGAGCCTGCAGCAGGGCATCGTGGCCCGCTATCAGGCGGCGGTTGCGCTCGGCGCCCTGGGCCGCACCACCGAAGCGGCCGCGCAGTACCAACGCCTGATCGAGGTCGCCGGCGATGGCATCTACGCGCGCATGGCCCGTCTCGGACGAGCCGAAGCGCATCTGCAGGCCGGGGAGTACGCGGAGGCGATTGACCTGCTCGAAGCGGAATCACGGCTCGCGGACGCCGAGTTCCCCGTCGATGCGGTGCTGATGCGGCTCGGCCAGTCCTATCGCCTGGCCGCCAGGCCGGCCGAGGCGCTGCAGGCGTTCCAGCGTCTTGTCGACGAGTTTCCGGCCTCCGGTTATCGTTTCGATGCCGAGCGTGAGCTCGACACGCTGGGCTCCGGGCAATAG
- a CDS encoding carbon-nitrogen hydrolase — protein MTRAPASAAGEFTIGLVQMACHRLAARNHEAAEAGIRDAAARGAQIVCLQELFATPYFCQREDAACFDLAEEIPGTLTTRYARLARALGVVLIVPFFERRAAGLYHNSAVVIDASGDLLGLYRKVHVPDDPQFLEKFYFTPGDLGYRVFETRHARIGVLICWDQWYPEAARLTALQGAEAIFYPTAIGWLGAGEPGGDGLAERDAWMTVQRGHAIANGVYVAVVNRVGTETTEAGALRFWGGSFVSDPGGRVIARADGETAGVVVARCSRRALEEQRRAWPFLRDRRIDTYASITRRYLDDPPHKAQQAR, from the coding sequence ATGACCAGGGCGCCGGCATCGGCGGCCGGCGAGTTCACCATCGGTCTCGTGCAGATGGCCTGCCACCGGCTGGCCGCCCGCAACCACGAGGCGGCCGAGGCCGGCATCCGCGACGCGGCCGCGCGGGGAGCGCAGATCGTCTGCCTGCAGGAGTTGTTCGCGACGCCGTACTTCTGCCAGCGCGAGGACGCCGCCTGCTTCGATCTGGCCGAGGAGATTCCCGGAACCCTCACCACGCGCTACGCGAGGCTCGCGCGGGCGCTCGGCGTCGTGCTGATAGTGCCGTTTTTCGAGCGTCGCGCCGCCGGCCTGTACCACAATTCCGCGGTCGTGATCGACGCCTCGGGAGACCTGCTCGGCCTCTACCGCAAGGTGCACGTACCTGACGATCCGCAGTTTCTCGAGAAGTTCTACTTCACGCCGGGCGACCTCGGCTACCGCGTCTTCGAGACCCGGCACGCACGCATCGGAGTCCTGATCTGCTGGGATCAATGGTACCCGGAGGCGGCTCGCCTGACCGCTCTGCAGGGCGCCGAGGCAATCTTCTATCCGACGGCCATCGGTTGGCTCGGCGCCGGCGAGCCGGGTGGCGACGGGCTCGCCGAGCGCGACGCCTGGATGACGGTGCAGCGGGGACACGCCATCGCGAACGGGGTCTACGTGGCGGTCGTGAACCGTGTCGGCACGGAGACGACCGAAGCAGGCGCTCTGAGATTCTGGGGCGGCTCGTTCGTCAGTGATCCCGGAGGCCGGGTAATCGCCCGAGCGGACGGAGAGACTGCCGGCGTGGTGGTCGCGCGATGCAGCCGGCGCGCCCTGGAAGAGCAACGGCGGGCGTGGCCGTTTCTCCGGGATCGCCGTATCGACACCTACGCGTCGATCACGCGTCGCTACCTGGACGACCCGCCGCACAAGGCACAGCAGGCGCGATGA
- a CDS encoding agmatine deiminase family protein, which translates to MPAEWEPHHATWLVWPHARADWEVKTTAVEWCYADIARNLVRGERVAIVYHDEAVRQRAERRLRRTGVDLNRIDAHMIPTNRSWIRDCGPVFVVCGPAARSEVAATDWRFNGWARYRAWRRDDALPRTIAGRLGMRRFEIVAATSDGPRPVALEGGSIDVNGQGLLLTTEQCLLGREQARNPNLSQAEIERILQQALGVERVLWLGGGIAGDDTHGHVDDVARFVNADTVVAAVEPDASDENHAPLADNLARLRAMRDLSGRPLHVVTIPMPRPLYFDGERLPASYLNFYIGNDVVLVPTFNDPSDRVALGILAGLFPAREVVGIHAGDLILGLGAVHCVTQQQPRGRHASPAGNRASPR; encoded by the coding sequence ATGCCCGCGGAGTGGGAGCCCCACCACGCGACCTGGCTCGTCTGGCCGCATGCCCGCGCCGACTGGGAGGTCAAGACGACGGCGGTCGAGTGGTGTTACGCCGACATCGCGCGCAACCTCGTCCGCGGAGAGCGCGTTGCGATCGTCTACCACGACGAGGCCGTGCGGCAGCGGGCGGAGCGCCGCCTGCGTCGGACCGGCGTGGACCTGAACCGGATAGATGCACACATGATCCCGACGAATCGCTCCTGGATCCGCGACTGCGGACCGGTCTTCGTCGTGTGCGGACCGGCTGCCCGTAGCGAGGTCGCGGCGACCGACTGGCGATTCAACGGCTGGGCGCGCTATCGCGCCTGGCGGCGCGACGATGCGCTCCCGCGGACCATCGCCGGGCGCCTCGGCATGCGCCGGTTCGAGATCGTCGCGGCCACGAGCGACGGACCGCGGCCCGTAGCCCTCGAAGGAGGCAGCATCGACGTGAACGGGCAGGGCCTGCTGCTGACGACCGAGCAATGCCTGCTGGGGCGCGAGCAGGCGCGCAACCCGAACCTGTCCCAAGCGGAAATCGAGCGCATCCTGCAGCAGGCGTTGGGAGTCGAGCGCGTGCTGTGGCTCGGCGGCGGCATCGCGGGCGACGATACGCACGGCCACGTCGACGACGTGGCGCGTTTCGTGAACGCCGACACCGTCGTCGCCGCCGTCGAGCCCGATGCGAGCGACGAGAACCACGCACCTCTCGCCGACAACCTGGCGCGCCTGCGGGCGATGCGCGACCTGAGCGGGCGTCCGCTGCACGTCGTGACGATCCCGATGCCCCGGCCGCTCTACTTCGACGGCGAGCGCCTTCCCGCGAGCTACCTGAACTTCTACATCGGCAACGACGTCGTGCTCGTGCCGACCTTCAACGATCCCTCCGATCGGGTGGCCCTTGGGATTCTCGCCGGCCTCTTTCCGGCGCGCGAGGTGGTGGGCATCCACGCCGGCGATCTCATCCTCGGCCTCGGCGCCGTGCACTGCGTCACGCAGCAGCAGCCGCGGGGGCGTCATGCGTCCCCGGCCGGGAACCGCGCTTCTCCTCGGTGA
- a CDS encoding deoxyhypusine synthase (transforms a conserved lysine residue of initiation factor 5A into deoxyhypusine) — translation MSKSSSSSAKSRFLDVPIEPFEIAPDAPADELLRRMERISFQGRNLATAHRIWRRMLADDEVVIFLGVAGALTAGGLRLAIARLIRDRAVDCVVSTGANLYHDLHETRGRRHFVGSHRADDRALQAARIDRVYDTYVDEDEFVDNDNWIAAFSAGLETRPYTTREYLHQLGRRLWSETGGDGILTAAYRAQVPVFCPAIADSSIGMGLAQARHADSRHGHIDVVGDVIESTNLVIRRPRTASIVLGGGTPKNFINQASVQADFCSPGAGGHLYALQIITDAPHFGGASGSTLDEAQSWGKLSVDAKRVTVHADATIAFPLLSSAVAASGRELLAARRPAAFELGGRALVIDGAPVPVDRFDGPGDQSR, via the coding sequence ATGTCCAAGTCCTCCTCTTCGTCCGCCAAGTCGCGCTTCCTGGACGTGCCGATAGAACCCTTCGAGATCGCGCCGGACGCCCCGGCCGACGAGCTGCTCCGGCGGATGGAGCGGATCTCGTTCCAGGGACGCAACCTCGCCACCGCCCATCGGATCTGGCGGCGCATGCTGGCCGACGACGAGGTCGTGATCTTCCTCGGGGTCGCCGGCGCGCTGACCGCCGGCGGTCTGCGCCTCGCCATCGCGCGGCTCATCCGCGACCGCGCCGTCGACTGCGTCGTGTCCACCGGCGCCAACCTGTACCACGACCTGCACGAGACCCGCGGCCGGAGACACTTCGTCGGCTCACACCGGGCGGACGACCGTGCGCTGCAAGCGGCGCGCATCGACCGCGTCTACGACACCTACGTGGACGAGGACGAGTTCGTCGACAACGACAACTGGATCGCCGCCTTCAGTGCCGGACTCGAGACCCGGCCGTACACCACGCGGGAGTACCTGCATCAACTCGGGCGTCGCCTGTGGAGCGAGACCGGCGGCGACGGCATCCTCACGGCCGCCTACCGCGCACAGGTCCCGGTGTTCTGCCCCGCGATCGCGGATTCGTCCATCGGCATGGGGCTCGCCCAGGCCCGGCACGCCGATTCGCGGCACGGTCACATCGACGTGGTAGGCGACGTCATCGAATCGACGAACCTCGTCATCCGACGCCCGCGGACCGCCTCGATCGTCCTGGGCGGCGGAACCCCGAAGAACTTCATCAACCAGGCGAGCGTGCAGGCCGACTTCTGTAGCCCCGGCGCCGGGGGGCATCTGTACGCGCTGCAGATCATCACCGACGCCCCGCACTTCGGCGGCGCATCCGGATCGACCCTCGACGAGGCGCAGAGCTGGGGCAAGTTGTCCGTGGACGCCAAGCGGGTGACCGTGCACGCCGACGCGACGATCGCCTTTCCGCTCCTGTCGAGCGCCGTGGCGGCGTCGGGACGCGAGTTGCTCGCCGCCCGCCGCCCGGCCGCGTTCGAGCTCGGCGGCCGCGCGCTGGTCATCGACGGGGCGCCGGTTCCGGTCGACCGTTTCGACGGACCCGGCGACCAGTCGCGATAG